The sequence AGTATTTTTATTTTCTTCATCATAATTGTTATATGCCTTATTTCGATTAACCACAAAGTCATTGAGCCAATCTGCCAGTTCATAATCGTGAAGGTCTCCAAAAAATACCCAGGCATAACCCTCATGTTCACTGCTTAAATTGAGGTAACCATCTATAATTTCACCAGACATTACAATGTGAATAGCCCTTATTAACGGTAAATTCTGTTCACAAACCCCTACAACATGATCTAACTTAATTTTCAAATTAGTTTCTTCGTAGACTTCTCTTCTAAGGGCCTGGTCAAAAGATTCACCTGAATCTACTTTTCCTCCAGGAAGTTCCCATTTTCCAGGGTTAGTTTTAGAACTTGTGGAACGTTTAATGATCAAAATTTTGCCGTTCTCATCAGTTAATAAAACCCTTACTGCCAGACCAAAAACGTACTCTATCATTTTGATTTACCCATATTTTATGCTATAATATTCATTCTCTATTTACATATATTAATACTCTTATTTTTGGACTAAGTTAAATAAAGAAAGATTTGTACAATCAAACTGTTTTAAAACAAATTTTCTTAAAATTAACATTAATGCACATAATATTTCGCATTTAGTTATATATAAAATTTATAGATCAATTTAATTTAGAAATAGCAGTCGATTAAGCAATAATTTCAAAAAAGAAAAAAAGTAAATGATGTTTATTACATCATTGGTGGCATTCCACCAGGCATTCCGCCCATACCTTCCATATCAGGTGCAGCACCGGTACCTTTGGTAGCGATAACATCATCGATACGGAGGATCATTTCAGTAGCTTCTGCAGCGGACTGTATAGCCTGTTTTTTAACTCTCTGTGGTTCAACAACACCAGCCTGATACATGTCGACTACATCTCCAGCGAAAACATCTAATCCTATGTAGAATGATTTTTCGTGTGCTGCTCTTAAGTCTACAAGAGCGTCGATGCTGTCTAAACCTGCGTTTTCAGCGAGTGTTTTTGGAACAATTTCTAGAGCTTCTGCAAATGCAGAAACAGCTAACTGTTCTCTGCCGCTGATTGAATCAGCGTATTCTTTTAACCCTTTGGATATTGCTATTTCAGGAGCTCCTCCACCAGCAACAACCTTTTTATCTTCTACTGTGGAAGCGACAACACCAATTGCGTCTTCAACTGCTCTTTCAATTTCTTCTGCAACGTGTTTTGTACTTCCCCTGAGTATTAAAGAAACAGCTTTAGGGTCTCTGCAGTCTTCTATGAATGTTAAAACTTCATCGAATATTTTCTTTTCGTATACAAGACCAGCTTCTCCTAAATCTTCTGGTTTTAAGTCATCGAGGTTTGTTACAACTTTAGCACCAGTTGCTTTTTCGATCCTGTTCATGTCGGATTTTTTAACCCTTCTAATTGCATATATACCGTTTCTTGTGAGGTAGTGCTGTGCGAGGTCATCGATACCTTTTTGACAGAATAAAACATTTGCACCGGATGCAATTATTTTATCTACCATATCTTTGATCATTTGTTCTTCATTTTCAATGAATGCCTGCATTTGAGCAGGGTCTGTTAAACTTATTTTAGCATCAGTTTCAAGGTCTTTTACTTCAATTGGGTATTTGACAAGTGCTATTTTAGCATCTTCGATCTGTTTTGGCATTCCAGGGTCAGTCCTGCTTTTGTCTACAACAACACCGTTTACTATCATTGATTCGTTGACAGATTCTCCTGAAATCCTCTGAATATTAATGTTATCAGTGTCTACTTCTCCATCTTCTTCAACCTGTCTTACAGCGTCAACAACAAGTTCTGCCAGTGGTTCTCTTGCAGCTTCGGATCCTTTACCTGTCATTGCAGTCATTGCAACTTTCAAGAGAGTATCACGGTCATCAGCATCAAATGAAATTAAGTTTAATAATTCCTGAGCTTTTTCTGCTGCCTGCCTGTAACCGGTAGCGACAACAGTTGGGTGTATGTCCTGGTCGAGTAATCCTTCTGCTTTTTTGAGTAATTCTCCAGCTATGATTACTGCTGTTGTTGTTCCGTCCCCTACTTCATCTTCCTGGGTTTTTGCAACTTCTACAAGCATTTTAGCTGCAGGGTGTTCAATATCCATTTCTTTTAAGATTGTTACACCGTCGTTGGTTACAACGATATCTCCAAGGGAGTCTACAAGCATTTTGTCCATTCCCTTAGGACCTAAAGTAGTTCTTACAGTTTCTGCAAGGAGTTTCCCTGCAGTAATATTTACTCTTTGAGCGTCTCTTCCTAATAATCTGTCAGTACCTTCTGGAAATATTAAAATTGGTTGGTTTCCACCACCTAATTGTGCCACATTAATCACCTCAAAATTTTTTTGAAATTGCGGCCCTCGAAAACTATGTTTTCGGGGCATGTAAAAATTCAAAGAATTTTTACTGCCACAAAACTTTCAGTTTTGTGAGCATCGAAAATTTTTATATAAAAATTTTCGAATGTTCAGGAAATTTTAATCATAAGATTGAAATTTTCCTCAACCTCTAATTTTTATTTTTAAAAGTTACACAGAAAATCTCATTTGAGATTTCCTTTAGAATTCTATTCTTTGTATTTTATCAATGGGTTAGAGGTTCTATAAATAATTTGCGTATACTGATTTAAAACAATTGCTTATAATTTAAGAAAAAAATGTGAATTTATTCAGTAAATAAAGACTCTTTTACATTTTGAATTAAACAATATTTAATATTTCGTCCATTTTTTAACTCAAATGTTCATCGTTATCTATTTTAAATTTAAATAGTCTTATTTTATTCTTCGATTTCGTATTCAAATTCAAAGAATGGTTCCCCGCTGATTTCATCCTCTAAAAGATGCTCCATTTCATGTGAAACACCATATGCATTTGAACCTGTAAATTTAAAAGGCCCTTCAACTTTTTTTAGCATGATTTTTTTACTCATAGGATTGAGTGAAGCTTTTATTGCATATTCGGCCTCAATTGTTGTCGTATATGGTCTTTTTACAATTTCTCTTTCCTTTTTATTTCCACATTTTTCAAGCCTGTAAATTATCCCTTCCTGATTTAAGATCACAGGATTTAAAAATAAAAATACATTTTCAAGGGTGTAACCTACCATTTTTTCCTCATCAAAACGGGTGATCTTTTCTTTTATAGCCATTACATTGGTAGATTTTACTTTAAGGCTCCAATCTCCCCCAAATTTAATTGAAAAAAGTAAAGGCAAAAATACATCCTGAGGAATTTTAAGCTTTTCTATGACTTCTTTTTCCATTAAATTAAATGATAATTGTTTTTTAAAATCTTCTACCTCTTTTATCTAAACACTCTCCATTTAATTTATTATCTGCTGAATTTACTTTACACTTAATGTAAGTTTAATTGAATTAAATTAAATTTTCAGCTTATCTTGAGTCCCATATGATTTATGTATTTACCAAATAATAAACCCTGCAGAAACTTAAAAACATGAAAATTTAATTATTTTATTTTAATTGATTAGTGGAAACATATACTACTCTTAACACTTAGTATATCATTAATATATACTTTGTTTTAAAATTAAAATTATTATTAAACGTTATATGAAATATACTTCCATGATTATTTTAATTGATCAGTGTGTTAATTAAAATAAATTTAACCATCATCATATTCAGCTTGTATAATCATATAATATACATTATACTTCAATTTTATTTTTTAACTAAACATTATTCAATATTGGGAGAAAGCTTTTTATTGTATTAGTTACAGATAAAGGCATGTCAAATTTGTTATATAAAACCACATGTGGAGGTGCAGTTGTTTGAAAACAAAAATAGGAGCCATCCTACTCATAATTTTAGCGACATTAGGCTTTTCTGAAACAATAGCAGCTCAACATGTTGCAGAAGAAGAGCATTCACGCAGAAAGACACACGGACCAGCAGGAAACAACGCTGTCATAAACCATCTGAAAATACACAGTAAATCCATAAAGCATCATTACAATTATTTTCAAAAGTTAATGGCCAAAGATCACAAATAAAAAAAAACTAAATGAAAATATACCTATTTTTTTTAAACTTTTAGTTTATTATTTGACGAGAGATATTTACCCAATATTTCATTTACAGTGGTAATCAAATTTGAAAAATTGAATGATTTACTTGTTTTTATATTTAATCTAACGTTTTTTAAGTTCATATTCATCTGTTTTCTAACTTTTAAAGTAGTTTCACACACCTAAATTAGTAAATAGTTGTAGATCTTTTCTATTTTTTAAGAGCGAAAACAGAGCTGGACAAAATATAAAAATATAGTTAGTACATTATAATGACGGTTAACTATATAATTCTGTACTAGCATTAAATTGTAATGGTGATTAAAAATGCCTAAATGGATAAGTGGAAAAGAAGTAAGCAAAGAAGAAGCAGGAAACTCGCTAAAAAATCTGGTTGAAAATGTATGTTTTAAATGTGAAACCCACAGCGACGAATGCTCACTTGCAAAAGCTGCTGCAGACATTAAAAATATGACAGAATAATAAAAATATTTAAACAGGTTTACAAAAAACCTCATATTTTTTCTTTTTTTTAAATTTAGTTAATACTATTTTTTAAACCATTCAATTTAAATAATAAACATCAGTAAAATAGCATTTTACAAATGCAACTGTTAATTATTCTAAAAAATAGAAATTATACTATACAACACTTGCGTATATAATTATAATTCCGCAGATTGCCAGTACAAAATATAAGATATAGTAAAGATTTTTTTTTGATTTGTAATTGAGATATTTGTCTGCCCATGATTTTTTATGACTTAATCTACTACACTGGTGATCAAATAACATGAATACGCTATAAAAAATAATCCAACTATAAAACTAATAACTAGTTTAAAAACGGATTATATAAACTATTCTTTCTTAAATTACTTTTTTCCATTTAATAACAAAGTGAATAATTCCAAATATTAAATTATATATATAATATTGCGCATCATATTTACATATCGCCCTAAACAAAAATTATACGTATTTTGAGGGCAGAGATTAAATTTTAGCCCGAATACTAATTTAAATGCCGCATTATAGAAAAAAACAGCCATTTCAAGTAAATATAAAAAATAATCTCCAAATCATATTTTTCCTTTTGTACTCAAACAAGTTTTAAAGGTAGCTGCAATTTATTTTTTAAGTTATTCCTTATAATTATGGATTAATTTTATAGAAAAATAGGGAAATAATATGATATAATTCGTCTAGTGTTATTTAAATAATAGAACTTATAAAAATTCATATATTGGATTAGTTATAAATGAACTAAAAGTGAATTGTTTTAAGGAATATTAAGTAATCATTTAAATTGATTTTAACTTATTGTAAATTAGAGGATGACAGAATGCCAGTTATAACATTTGAGTATGATGATCTTTATAAAATTTTAGGAAAGAAAATCCCCAAGGATGAATTAATAGATCTTCTACCTATGATTTCAAGCGATATAGAAGATTATGATGATAATGAGATTAAAGTAGAGTTTTTTCCAAACCGCCCAGACCATTTAAGTGTTGAAGGGGTTGCCAGGACACTTAAAGGATTTTTAGGTATGAAAAAAGGTCTGCCTGAATATGAAATAGAGCCTTCTGGAATAAATGTTGAAGTTGACCCTGATTTAGGTGATATAAGGCCCTACATTGCTTTTGGAATAGTGGAAGGAGTGGATCTAAGTGGAAATAACTTAAAACAGGTCATGGAATTCCAGGAAGACCTCCACTGGGTTATAGGAAGGGACCGAAAAAAAGTTGCAATTGGAATTCACAATTTAGATGTTATAAAACCTCCTTTTTTCTATGAAGCCGCAGATCCAGATAAAGATTCATTTGTACCCCTTGAATGTACTCAAGAAATGACTTTAAATGAAATACTGCATGAACATAAAAAAGGAAAGGATTATGCTCATTTACTTGAAAAATTCGATAAATATCCCCTTATAGTAGATTCTAACGGTGATGTACTTTCAATGCCACCTATAATCAATGGGGAACTTACTAAACTCACAGAAAATACCAAAAACATCCTTGTTGATGTTACTGGAACTGATGAAAAAGCTGTAAACTATGCCCTTAACATCATTATGACTTCTTTTGCCGAGGTAGGGGGCAAGTTAAAGTCCATGAATGT is a genomic window of Methanobacterium veterum containing:
- a CDS encoding NUDIX hydrolase, coding for MIEYVFGLAVRVLLTDENGKILIIKRSTSSKTNPGKWELPGGKVDSGESFDQALRREVYEETNLKIKLDHVVGVCEQNLPLIRAIHIVMSGEIIDGYLNLSSEHEGYAWVFFGDLHDYELADWLNDFVVNRNKAYNNYDEENKNTASTNKTSTKEALKPWLNPIKDSVDKMLGKK
- the thsA gene encoding thermosome subunit alpha gives rise to the protein MAQLGGGNQPILIFPEGTDRLLGRDAQRVNITAGKLLAETVRTTLGPKGMDKMLVDSLGDIVVTNDGVTILKEMDIEHPAAKMLVEVAKTQEDEVGDGTTTAVIIAGELLKKAEGLLDQDIHPTVVATGYRQAAEKAQELLNLISFDADDRDTLLKVAMTAMTGKGSEAAREPLAELVVDAVRQVEEDGEVDTDNINIQRISGESVNESMIVNGVVVDKSRTDPGMPKQIEDAKIALVKYPIEVKDLETDAKISLTDPAQMQAFIENEEQMIKDMVDKIIASGANVLFCQKGIDDLAQHYLTRNGIYAIRRVKKSDMNRIEKATGAKVVTNLDDLKPEDLGEAGLVYEKKIFDEVLTFIEDCRDPKAVSLILRGSTKHVAEEIERAVEDAIGVVASTVEDKKVVAGGGAPEIAISKGLKEYADSISGREQLAVSAFAEALEIVPKTLAENAGLDSIDALVDLRAAHEKSFYIGLDVFAGDVVDMYQAGVVEPQRVKKQAIQSAAEATEMILRIDDVIATKGTGAAPDMEGMGGMPGGMPPMM
- a CDS encoding RimK/LysX family protein, with protein sequence MEKEVIEKLKIPQDVFLPLLFSIKFGGDWSLKVKSTNVMAIKEKITRFDEEKMVGYTLENVFLFLNPVILNQEGIIYRLEKCGNKKEREIVKRPYTTTIEAEYAIKASLNPMSKKIMLKKVEGPFKFTGSNAYGVSHEMEHLLEDEISGEPFFEFEYEIEE